The proteins below are encoded in one region of Corynebacterium felinum:
- the secD gene encoding protein translocase subunit SecD yields MASSSRSGGTRWETWPRKAIAFFIVLLVSIYALIFLTGDRSATPKLGIDLQGGTRVTLVPQGTEPTHEQLNQARNILENRVNGMGVSGASVVIDGKTLVITVPGEDTSQARAVGQTSQLFFRPVAQPGNADLTQLLPAIEEMANRWVAAGVATADQLKPKLEEAEKNFKAAQEAADAEKKEGEQEAAPAESKPVESIKITAQAPSQPANSIESADRREEIMNVLKQDRQSTDPVVQLAAASLMTCDDTPDLLQGSDDPAKPLVACEADSNQVYILSPVPLLVGETDEATGKRLTGEEIDTNRPIAGGLNSQSGQMEINFAFKSDGASQGSATWAKLTTDYLKQQVAITLDSKIISAPVIQSATPVGSATSITGSFSQQEAQDLANNLRYGALPLSFAGENGEQGGTAITVPASLGVASLEAGLIAGLVGFALVALFSLYFYRFFGVISLVSLGMSGLFVFGSLVLLGRLIGYSLDLAGVAGLIIGIGTTADSFVVIYERIKDEIRAGRTFRSAVPHAWERARNTIVTGNFVTLIAAVVVYILAVGEVKGFAFTLGLTTVFDLLVTFLFTAPLVIMASRKPWTAKPAANGLGKVMDLVKREGPIRKSESDAERAAAFAEMEVGK; encoded by the coding sequence TTGGCTTCGTCATCCCGAAGCGGCGGGACTCGATGGGAAACATGGCCCCGTAAGGCCATTGCTTTTTTCATTGTGCTCCTCGTCTCGATTTATGCCCTGATATTCCTCACCGGTGATCGCAGCGCTACACCAAAGCTGGGCATTGACCTGCAAGGTGGTACCCGTGTCACTCTTGTTCCTCAGGGAACTGAGCCGACCCACGAGCAGCTTAACCAGGCGCGCAATATCTTGGAGAACCGCGTTAATGGCATGGGTGTGTCCGGCGCCAGTGTTGTTATCGACGGTAAGACCTTGGTGATCACTGTCCCAGGTGAGGATACTTCCCAGGCTCGTGCTGTGGGCCAAACCTCGCAGTTGTTCTTCCGTCCAGTGGCGCAGCCGGGCAATGCTGATCTGACTCAACTGTTGCCAGCAATTGAAGAGATGGCTAACCGTTGGGTTGCCGCCGGTGTAGCTACTGCCGATCAACTCAAGCCAAAACTTGAAGAGGCAGAAAAGAACTTCAAGGCAGCTCAAGAAGCAGCTGATGCTGAGAAGAAGGAAGGCGAGCAGGAAGCCGCTCCTGCTGAAAGCAAACCTGTTGAGTCGATCAAGATTACTGCTCAAGCTCCTAGCCAGCCAGCAAACTCCATTGAGTCAGCTGATCGCCGCGAGGAGATTATGAATGTGCTTAAACAGGATCGTCAATCAACCGATCCTGTGGTGCAGCTGGCAGCAGCATCGTTGATGACTTGCGATGATACCCCAGATTTGTTGCAAGGCAGCGATGACCCCGCTAAGCCATTGGTTGCCTGTGAAGCAGACAGTAATCAGGTCTATATTCTTTCCCCAGTGCCATTGTTGGTGGGTGAAACGGATGAGGCCACTGGTAAGCGTTTAACTGGCGAAGAAATCGATACCAACCGTCCGATTGCTGGTGGGTTAAACTCCCAGAGTGGCCAGATGGAAATTAACTTCGCATTCAAGTCAGATGGTGCAAGCCAAGGTTCGGCTACGTGGGCGAAGCTCACCACCGACTATCTCAAGCAGCAAGTAGCTATCACACTGGACTCGAAGATCATTTCCGCACCAGTGATTCAGTCGGCAACCCCAGTGGGCTCGGCTACTTCGATTACTGGTAGCTTCAGCCAGCAGGAAGCGCAAGACTTGGCAAATAACCTCCGTTATGGTGCGTTGCCATTGTCTTTCGCTGGCGAAAATGGTGAGCAGGGTGGTACCGCTATCACTGTTCCAGCATCTTTGGGTGTGGCATCCTTGGAGGCTGGTTTGATCGCTGGTCTTGTGGGTTTTGCACTCGTGGCGTTGTTCTCCTTGTATTTCTACCGTTTCTTCGGTGTGATTTCGCTGGTTTCTCTAGGCATGTCTGGGCTGTTTGTCTTTGGTTCGCTTGTCCTTTTGGGCCGTCTGATTGGTTATTCTCTTGATCTTGCCGGTGTGGCTGGTTTGATCATTGGTATTGGTACTACTGCGGACTCCTTCGTGGTGATTTACGAACGCATTAAGGATGAGATTCGTGCTGGTCGCACGTTCCGTTCTGCGGTTCCGCACGCATGGGAGCGAGCAAGGAATACTATTGTGACGGGTAACTTCGTCACCTTGATTGCTGCGGTTGTGGTGTACATTCTCGCGGTGGGTGAGGTCAAGGGCTTCGCCTTCACTTTGGGTCTGACTACTGTCTTCGACCTTCTGGTCACCTTCCTGTTCACCGCACCGTTGGTTATCATGGCTTCGCGTAAGCCGTGGACAGCCAAGCCTGCTGCAAATGGATTGGGTAAGGTCATGGATTTGGTCAAGCGCGAGGGGCCTATTCGGAAGTCCGAGTCCGATGCTGAACGTGCCGCCGCGTTCGCTGAGATGGAAGTAGGAAAATAA
- the secF gene encoding protein translocase subunit SecF → MSSSSTFSKIFTGEGGIDFVAKRRVSYMVTLAVLAVCVLSVLLRGFNLGIDFQGGTKMNMPAGTLETHAVERVFEEATGVDPVLVQIVGSGDTRILEVNSERLPQAKIDAAREALFEEFKPVDATGTPTPDVIGDSTVSESWGSTITNRMLISMGVFLLAVFVYIALRLQREMAVAAVAALGVDLVFIIGVYALFGFEVTPASVIGLLTVLAFSLYDTVIVFDKVRENTVNYLGNSRVTYAEHANLAINQTVMRSISTTVISVLPILALMVIAVWLMGVGTLKDLALVQLIGVVEGTVSSIFLATPFLVSLKNRTRATREHNAKVEQLRATPVGYVHPVWPEPEKRTVVSPEQPSSGTASWRPGT, encoded by the coding sequence GTGTCTTCCTCTAGTACTTTTTCAAAGATTTTTACCGGCGAAGGCGGAATTGATTTCGTAGCCAAGCGTCGTGTCAGCTACATGGTCACTCTTGCGGTGTTGGCTGTGTGCGTGTTGAGTGTTTTGCTGCGTGGTTTCAACCTGGGTATTGATTTCCAGGGTGGTACTAAGATGAACATGCCTGCGGGCACTCTTGAAACTCACGCCGTTGAGCGGGTTTTCGAGGAGGCAACCGGTGTTGATCCGGTTCTCGTTCAGATTGTGGGTTCGGGTGACACCCGCATTTTGGAAGTGAACTCTGAGCGTTTGCCGCAAGCGAAGATCGATGCTGCTCGCGAGGCATTGTTTGAAGAGTTTAAGCCTGTCGACGCCACGGGCACCCCAACTCCTGATGTGATCGGTGATTCTACGGTTTCTGAGTCGTGGGGTTCAACGATTACCAACCGTATGCTGATTTCCATGGGCGTGTTCCTGCTGGCAGTGTTCGTTTATATCGCATTGCGACTGCAACGTGAGATGGCCGTGGCAGCTGTTGCTGCTTTGGGTGTCGACCTCGTGTTCATCATTGGTGTGTATGCACTGTTTGGTTTTGAGGTGACTCCTGCCTCGGTTATTGGTTTGCTTACAGTGTTGGCCTTCTCTTTGTACGACACCGTGATTGTGTTTGATAAGGTGCGTGAGAATACGGTGAATTATTTGGGTAATAGTCGTGTCACTTATGCGGAGCATGCGAACTTGGCTATTAACCAGACTGTGATGCGTTCGATTTCGACGACCGTTATTTCGGTGTTGCCAATTCTGGCGCTGATGGTGATTGCTGTGTGGCTGATGGGTGTGGGCACATTGAAGGATTTGGCTCTGGTTCAGTTGATTGGTGTTGTCGAAGGTACTGTGTCGTCGATTTTCCTTGCCACACCGTTCTTGGTGTCGTTGAAGAACCGTACTCGTGCAACGAGGGAGCATAATGCGAAGGTGGAGCAGCTACGCGCGACTCCTGTAGGGTATGTGCACCCAGTGTGGCCGGAGCCTGAAAAGCGCACGGTTGTGTCTCCTGAGCAGCCGTCGTCTGGTACTGCTTCTTGGCGCCCTGGCACCTAG
- a CDS encoding ABC transporter substrate-binding protein, with translation MMVCALVLTGCSSSRDPKQSSSHEFFGYAIDDYLVTTNAGSNEGVSTNAHQLAGRLYPGVYVTGPKGQRIPNTDLVQARPLPGETKRLQLRISDKAQYSDGAPVTCDSFLLTQVAATTRPMFDSSMPLHEQVERVECVPGTKLATVVFKHDFGPRWRQLFAAGTLMPAHAIARKLNMDLPKLNEALNSGDPARLQPIADIWNHGFDLGVLDPILQVSAGPFKVDSVGPEGEVTLVRNENYYGEKAVNDKLVLWPKGTDLKRLATEGNLQLAEVDAVRDSNWVDRNDPKNPYRLKTTAGILSEQLVLATAGVFYDVENRRAFAACVDQAKLAEVSSQESGVELKPTLARTVRPEDPVIAHFHDIIDHRVAVDIPTAERLRGQIVRIGYYGTDERKAAMVRAIADSCAPAGITVVDVSVGAQALNMLSETFTNAAGFETYTEGGADAILQAVDPMFWFPHAPRLSDDIEAARAAEHESWELMQTIPIAPEPRVFIVDKTVRNVVENTDLYGIGWNMDRWQEENLHN, from the coding sequence ATGATGGTCTGCGCGTTGGTGCTAACGGGATGTTCTTCGTCAAGGGATCCTAAGCAGTCGTCGAGTCATGAGTTTTTCGGTTATGCCATTGATGATTATTTGGTTACCACAAATGCTGGATCCAATGAAGGCGTGTCCACGAACGCGCATCAGTTAGCCGGCCGACTCTACCCAGGTGTCTATGTCACCGGGCCAAAGGGGCAGCGGATTCCGAATACGGATTTGGTGCAGGCACGCCCACTGCCGGGTGAGACGAAGCGTTTGCAGTTGCGTATTTCTGATAAGGCACAGTATTCCGATGGTGCGCCAGTAACCTGCGATTCTTTCTTATTAACCCAAGTCGCCGCCACAACGCGCCCGATGTTTGATTCCTCAATGCCACTACATGAGCAAGTGGAGCGTGTTGAGTGTGTGCCGGGGACGAAATTAGCCACAGTGGTGTTTAAGCATGATTTTGGTCCGCGCTGGCGCCAGCTGTTTGCGGCGGGTACGCTGATGCCGGCACATGCGATTGCACGGAAGCTAAATATGGATTTACCGAAGCTCAATGAGGCACTGAATTCAGGTGATCCTGCACGGTTACAGCCAATTGCGGATATTTGGAACCATGGTTTTGATCTCGGCGTGTTGGATCCGATCTTGCAAGTCAGTGCTGGCCCATTCAAGGTAGATTCTGTGGGGCCTGAAGGGGAAGTGACTCTAGTTCGAAACGAGAATTACTACGGTGAGAAAGCTGTAAATGATAAATTGGTGCTGTGGCCCAAAGGTACTGATTTAAAGCGGCTGGCTACAGAAGGTAATCTTCAGTTGGCTGAGGTTGATGCAGTGCGGGATTCCAATTGGGTGGATCGTAATGATCCGAAGAATCCATACCGGTTAAAGACCACCGCGGGTATTTTGAGCGAGCAGCTGGTGTTGGCGACTGCGGGTGTTTTTTACGATGTAGAGAATCGTCGCGCTTTCGCAGCGTGCGTGGATCAAGCAAAGCTGGCTGAGGTGAGCTCCCAGGAATCTGGGGTGGAGTTGAAGCCGACGTTGGCGCGTACTGTGCGTCCTGAAGATCCGGTGATTGCGCATTTCCATGACATCATCGACCACCGGGTGGCGGTGGATATTCCTACTGCTGAACGTTTGCGGGGACAAATCGTTCGAATTGGGTATTACGGAACTGATGAGCGTAAGGCTGCAATGGTGCGCGCGATTGCCGATAGTTGTGCCCCCGCAGGTATTACTGTTGTGGATGTGTCGGTGGGGGCGCAGGCGTTGAATATGCTCAGTGAGACGTTCACGAATGCCGCAGGTTTTGAGACTTATACTGAAGGCGGTGCTGATGCTATTTTACAGGCGGTTGATCCGATGTTCTGGTTTCCGCATGCGCCGCGTTTGAGTGATGATATTGAGGCTGCGCGTGCTGCTGAGCATGAGAGTTGGGAGTTGATGCAAACGATTCCTATTGCGCCGGAGCCACGTGTCTTTATCGTGGATAAGACGGTTCGTAATGTGGTGGAAAATACTGATCTGTATGGTATTGGTTGGAATATGGATCGTTGGCAGGAAGAGAATTTGCATAACTAG
- a CDS encoding transposase family protein, giving the protein MLRYSATLDVPISTARTISAWLQAHRRRHDLRPHQRATTCWEQAIMLLRWLYEATSIATIARDARVSQATGYRYIHEALRVVSAKSPTLIDALRHAKDANNLFVCLDGTLIRTDRVARKNPKNRHDLWYSGKHKAFGGNVQVLTDESGYPLWVSSVSPGSTHDITAAREHVLDAISTVDICVLADKGYIGAGHNVHTPIRGRNLADDEYEYNRRLNGLRAPSERANAMLKQLKALRRVTLCPKTITAIAKTALVVLHLARKILW; this is encoded by the coding sequence GTGCTTCGCTATTCTGCCACACTTGACGTCCCAATTTCCACTGCACGTACCATCAGCGCTTGGCTTCAAGCTCATCGCCGTCGACATGACCTTCGCCCCCATCAACGTGCCACAACGTGTTGGGAGCAAGCAATTATGCTTCTACGCTGGCTTTATGAAGCAACAAGTATCGCTACTATTGCTCGTGATGCTCGTGTTTCACAAGCCACAGGCTACCGCTACATCCATGAAGCACTCAGGGTTGTTTCCGCCAAATCTCCCACCCTCATCGACGCACTACGCCATGCCAAGGACGCCAATAATCTTTTCGTCTGCCTTGACGGAACACTCATCCGAACAGACCGCGTAGCGAGAAAGAACCCGAAAAACCGTCACGATCTGTGGTATTCCGGAAAACATAAGGCATTTGGTGGCAATGTACAGGTGCTCACTGACGAGAGTGGGTACCCACTATGGGTATCCTCAGTATCTCCTGGATCAACCCACGACATCACAGCAGCGCGTGAGCATGTTCTTGATGCAATAAGCACTGTTGATATTTGCGTTCTTGCCGACAAAGGCTACATTGGTGCAGGTCACAACGTACACACACCGATCAGAGGAAGGAATCTGGCAGATGACGAATACGAGTACAACCGTCGTCTTAACGGTTTGCGAGCACCATCAGAACGAGCAAACGCCATGCTCAAACAACTCAAAGCACTACGGCGTGTAACACTATGCCCTAAAACCATTACAGCCATCGCAAAAACTGCTTTAGTCGTCCTACACCTAGCCCGCAAAATACTCTGGTGA
- the ruvB gene encoding Holliday junction branch migration DNA helicase RuvB, whose product MASVEKTEFVVPEPHPQNRATHDPSAPAHGLGRDAEAAVDARQHSGENDIETTLRPRSLGEFIGQPKVRDQLNLVLTGAKNRGVTPDHVLLSGPPGLGKTTMAMIIAYELGTSLRMTSGPALERAGDLAAMLSNLMEGDVLFIDEIHRMARPAEEMLYMAMEDFRIDVIVGKGPGATSIPLELAPFTLVGATTRSGMLTGPLRDRFGFTAQMEFYNTEDLTKVVTRAAKIIGVSIDPDAAVEIASRSRGTPRIANRLLRRVRDYAEVNSNGHIDLAAAQAALVVFDVDEMGLDRLDRAVLEALIKGHGGGPVGVSTLAVAVGEEPSTVEEVCEPYLVRAGMISRTGRGRVATAAAWLHLGLEPPAGIMNTLY is encoded by the coding sequence ATGGCGAGCGTAGAAAAAACAGAGTTCGTGGTTCCCGAACCACACCCACAGAATCGGGCAACCCACGACCCATCCGCGCCCGCACACGGTTTAGGGCGCGATGCGGAAGCAGCAGTGGATGCGCGCCAACACAGCGGTGAAAATGATATTGAAACCACCCTTCGCCCACGAAGCCTCGGTGAATTTATCGGGCAGCCCAAAGTACGCGATCAGCTCAATCTCGTGCTCACCGGTGCAAAAAATCGTGGAGTGACCCCTGACCACGTGTTACTTTCAGGCCCGCCTGGGTTGGGTAAAACCACCATGGCAATGATTATCGCCTACGAACTCGGCACCTCCTTACGCATGACCTCCGGCCCCGCCTTGGAGCGAGCAGGGGATTTGGCTGCCATGTTGTCGAACCTGATGGAAGGTGATGTGCTCTTTATCGATGAAATTCACCGTATGGCACGCCCGGCCGAAGAAATGTTGTACATGGCAATGGAGGATTTCCGCATTGACGTGATCGTGGGCAAAGGACCTGGCGCAACCTCCATTCCTCTAGAATTAGCACCATTTACCCTCGTGGGGGCGACCACCCGCTCCGGCATGCTTACCGGCCCATTGCGGGATCGCTTTGGTTTCACCGCGCAAATGGAGTTCTATAACACCGAAGATTTAACCAAAGTGGTTACCCGTGCGGCGAAAATCATTGGGGTCAGCATCGACCCAGATGCGGCAGTCGAAATTGCTTCCCGTTCTCGGGGCACCCCGCGCATTGCCAATCGTCTGCTGCGTCGTGTGCGTGACTATGCGGAAGTGAACTCCAATGGTCACATCGACCTTGCCGCTGCGCAGGCTGCACTCGTTGTGTTCGACGTAGACGAAATGGGGCTCGACCGCCTCGACCGCGCAGTGCTTGAAGCACTCATCAAGGGACACGGTGGTGGCCCAGTAGGTGTCTCGACCTTGGCAGTAGCAGTGGGTGAGGAGCCTTCGACAGTGGAAGAAGTCTGCGAACCCTACCTCGTGCGTGCCGGCATGATTAGTCGCACCGGACGCGGCCGTGTGGCTACTGCCGCTGCATGGCTCCACCTTGGCCTCGAACCTCCTGCTGGGATCATGAACACTCTATACTGA
- the yajC gene encoding preprotein translocase subunit YajC: MDSIILLLLILAAVMVPNIMIQRKQRRRLAEIHQMQEDLKIGDQVVTTAGLYGVVTGIEETRVELEIAPQVRTWWERLAVVRNVTNEELKSTASVDDTQPTVE; encoded by the coding sequence ATGGATTCAATTATTTTGCTATTGCTGATCTTGGCTGCCGTCATGGTTCCCAACATCATGATTCAGCGCAAGCAGCGTCGTCGTCTCGCAGAGATCCACCAGATGCAGGAAGACCTCAAGATTGGCGATCAGGTGGTAACCACCGCAGGGCTCTATGGAGTTGTGACAGGTATTGAAGAAACTCGTGTCGAACTGGAGATTGCACCCCAGGTGCGCACGTGGTGGGAGCGCCTTGCGGTTGTGCGTAATGTGACCAATGAAGAGCTCAAGTCCACCGCATCTGTAGACGACACCCAGCCAACCGTTGAATAG
- a CDS encoding adenine phosphoribosyltransferase, translating into MTESDMTTTDVRSYVDARDALAKKTRFVPGFPAEGIVFEDLTPVLADGEAFALLVDALAAKVREWGADMVGGLDARGFLLGSAVAYKLGLGILAIRKKGKLPPPVYTKTYALEYGTAALELPSSGIELGGKKVALIDDVLATGGTLVAASELISELGGEVVGYGVVLEVEGLGARERLQQAPVFVVNVDS; encoded by the coding sequence ATGACTGAGTCTGATATGACCACCACTGATGTTCGTTCGTACGTTGATGCTCGTGATGCGTTGGCGAAGAAGACAAGGTTTGTGCCGGGTTTCCCTGCAGAGGGGATTGTTTTTGAGGATTTGACCCCTGTGTTGGCGGATGGGGAGGCGTTTGCTTTGCTTGTCGACGCCCTCGCGGCGAAGGTTCGTGAGTGGGGCGCTGACATGGTGGGGGGATTGGATGCGCGAGGTTTCTTGTTGGGTTCGGCAGTGGCTTATAAGTTGGGTTTGGGGATTTTGGCGATCCGCAAGAAGGGGAAACTTCCGCCTCCTGTGTATACGAAAACGTATGCGTTGGAGTATGGTACTGCGGCGTTGGAGTTGCCTTCTTCAGGCATTGAGCTTGGGGGTAAGAAGGTAGCGTTGATTGATGATGTGTTGGCTACTGGTGGCACGTTGGTTGCTGCGAGTGAGTTGATTTCCGAGCTGGGTGGAGAGGTTGTTGGCTATGGGGTTGTGTTAGAAGTTGAGGGTTTGGGGGCGCGTGAGCGTTTGCAACAAGCTCCTGTGTTTGTGGTGAATGTGGATTCTTAA
- the ruvA gene encoding Holliday junction branch migration protein RuvA, translating to MIVSLRGTVIDIALGSAVIECNGVGYQILATPHTLSQLVRGEEARVLVTMIVREDAHTLYGFLDADSRALFSLLQTVSGLGPKLALAAQSVLSAAELSAAIAHGDSKTLQKIPGVGKRMAERMVVDLKDKVTAFTTAAVDTATTAHAPMAGNALVVAEQVIEALVGLGFSEKIAEPTVTAVLAENPDINTAQALRTALAALGTK from the coding sequence ATGATTGTTTCACTCCGCGGAACCGTAATCGATATTGCACTCGGTAGCGCCGTCATCGAATGCAACGGCGTAGGCTACCAAATCCTCGCAACGCCCCACACGCTCAGTCAGCTTGTGCGCGGAGAAGAAGCACGCGTGCTTGTAACCATGATCGTGCGCGAAGACGCACATACTCTCTACGGATTCCTCGACGCAGATAGCCGCGCCCTGTTTAGCCTCCTGCAAACCGTCTCAGGCCTTGGCCCGAAACTCGCACTCGCCGCGCAATCAGTACTGAGCGCAGCCGAGCTTTCAGCAGCTATCGCTCACGGCGACTCTAAAACCCTGCAAAAAATCCCAGGCGTGGGCAAACGCATGGCAGAACGCATGGTAGTAGATCTCAAAGACAAGGTTACAGCCTTCACTACCGCTGCAGTAGACACCGCAACCACCGCCCACGCGCCGATGGCTGGAAACGCTCTCGTTGTGGCCGAGCAAGTGATTGAAGCGCTCGTCGGCTTGGGCTTTAGTGAAAAAATTGCTGAACCTACCGTCACAGCAGTGCTCGCCGAAAACCCCGATATCAACACAGCCCAAGCGCTCCGCACCGCACTGGCAGCGTTGGGCACAAAATAA